The stretch of DNA AAGGTGGTCTGCGCGCCGTCTGCTATCGTTTTTGGCGTATCGATGCGCACAATCTTACCGCGTCGGAAGGACTGTTGCGCGTCATTCCCCGCCTCCGGCTCAACGCCATAAACCTTACAGTGGGGAGAAAGCCTGCGTGCCGCCAGCGAGCAGCCGGAAATTAAGCCACCGCCCCCCAGGCAGACAAACAGCGCGTCCAGTTCGCCGACCTCGTCAAACAGCTCTTTTGCCGCCGTCCCCTGGCCCGCAATCACGTGTGGATGATCGTAAGGAGGGATCAGGGTCAGGCCGTATTTCTCAGCCAGATCGTTGCCGATCTGCTGGCGATCTTCGGTGTAGCGGTTATAGAGAATGACTTTCCCGCCGTATTCACGCGTCGCGGCTATTTTGGCCGCCGGGGCATCTTCCGGCATCACGATAGTGGCCGGAATACCCAACAGCCTGGCGGCCAGCGCAATCGCCTGGGCGTGGTTCCCGGAGGAGAAGGCCACCACGCCAGCTTCTTTCTGCGCGGGCGTGAACTGGGCGAGGGCGTTCATTGCGCCGCGAAACTTAAAAGCGCCCATGCGCTGGTAATTTTCACATTTGAAAAAGACTTCTGCGCCAAACTCTTCATTCACGGTGCGGGAAGTCATCACCGGCGTGCGGTTGGCATGGTCTTTAATACGCTGAGCTGCGGCCACCACATCGTCATAAACGGGAAGAACTAGTTCACTCATTATGCCTCCTTCAATCGGTTGTCTTATTCAGAGAGCGCCACGGCTTCAACTTCAAGCGCTGCGCCGTAATGGAGCTGTGAAACGCCGGCTACCGCGCGGGAAGGGCGATGCTCGCCAATCCACTCCGCGTAGATTTTGTTAAATAGCGGCCAGAGATTGATATCCGTGATGTACACCCGCACGGAAACAAGGTGCTGCTTTGTTACGCCCGCGCAGCCGAGGCAGGATTCTATGTTCTGCAGCACCAGCCGGGCCTGCTCCTCAAAAGGCGCATCGCAGCGTGGGCTGCCGTCAGCGGCAACGGGTAGCTGCCCGGAAATAAACACCAATCCGCCTGCGGTAGTGGTGTGCGAATAGTGCCCGACGGGAGCAGGCACGTGCTCGATATTGCGCAGCGTGATATCCGGGGTCATATTTTCTCTCAAGCGCGTTCAGATTTAGACAAATAATCTATATCTGGACTAAATGTTGATCAAGTAGTTTTCAACATGGAAAGCAGCAAGGGAGGTAGTGGTGAGCTGGAAGGGAGGAGAAAGTCAGGATCGTGGTCGTTAGAGCGGGAAATGGCAATGTGTTACTATAATAAAAACGGGGTCTTAAGTGTTTAGGGATTAAAACTATATGAGATTTTATGGCATCGACTATCTACAAACGCAGTCTAATATTAATGATTATTTAAAATACATCATTATATTTAGTGCTTTATTTATCCTGATCGTTTTTTTTAGCCTCTACATGCGTCATCGCTTACAAACTAAATATCGAGACCTAACAATAATCGTATTTTTATTTTTACTGTTCATTTCTGGTGTTCAGTATGCAGATTATACTGATAGTCAAAATATACACTCTCAATCATCACAAATGGTGAGCTTTGTTAAATTGTTATCAAAAGAAAAAGAAGTGGGTATGGATTCTATATTTTCAAATTCAGTACAGCTCTCGGATGGCATTATCGTTAAAATTAATGATCTTTACTATCGCGTTAATTTAAGTCCGGATCAAAAAACATATAGTTTAGTTGAGGTGTCGTTAGTAAACCCAGGCATAGAAATCATAAAAAACTGAGGAACAGAAATGATAATTTATACGCCAATCATGATAAAATTGGGTCTGGGGATACTGTGCCTGATTATTCAAATAAATCTCATGGGGAAGGGTAATCTGGCTCCTTCATCCGCAATGGACCAGGTTCAGAACTATGTGCTCGGGGGGATTATCGGTGGCGTAATTTATAATGAATCGATAACAGTACTACAGTTTGTTTTGGTGTTAATTATATGGACCTTCCTCGTTTTTGTCCTTAAATTTTTAAAAGAGAACAATCGTCTAGTTAAAAGGATTATTGATGGCAAGCCTATCACCCTGGTACATAATGGCAGTGTCAATGTTAAGGAGTGTTTACGCAATGGTGTTTCTGCAAATGATTTGATGTTCAAGTTAAGGGCGAATGGCATTTATGAAATAGAACAATTGAAGCGCGTAGTTCTCGAACAGAATGGGCAATTAACCATTATACAAAGTGGTGATGAAAATATACGCTATCCAATTATAGTTGATGGTTTAGCTAATCATGATCTGCTCGAAATCCTTAACAAGGACAATGACTGGTTAGAAAATGAAGTTATCAAGCAAGGCTTTAATAAAATCAGCGAAGTATATTTAGGTGAGTATCTCTCGGGCAGGATTAATTTATACGGATATGAAAGATAATATCTAAAACCAAGCGTCTGACCTATTAGGTTATAGATAAAAAAGGAATGCACTTAATCTCTTATATGTCACTTTCCAAGGGGAGCCTTGAGGTCTTCCCAGGATTTTCGGCTTAAAGGAGGGCTCTCTCGTCGAGGCAGTGTTGTACTGATGATGATGCCGCCCATCGCTGGCTTAGAGATAGCTTCAGTCCAGCATGACGGCATAAAAACCCCACCGCAAGGGTGGGGCGAGACAGTTTATTTCCCGGACCAGCCACGCAGCGCATTTTCACGCGCTTCTGCCTGCTGGGCCGTGTTCAGCTTGAAGTAGTTTGGCGCTAAGGCACCTTCCCAGTCGCCGTACATTGGGTTAGGCAGCACGATGAACTGGGTGCCGAACTTGCTGCGGTTGTCGCTGGCAAACTGCTGACGCTGCGCCTGATCTTTATGGTAAGTCGCTTTGCCAAAGTCATTCAGGTTGTCGCCGATGTACATCACCACGTCATAACCTTCGGCCTTGATCGCATCAAAGCGAGCCTGCTTGTTGGAGCTGTCGGTTTTCAGGCGCACGGTTTTGTCGCTCACGCCGGTAAAGCCCAACGTTTTCATGTTGGCGACGGTCGCGTCAAAGTCTTTGCTGTCGCGGTTTGACACATAGAACATGGTGCCGCCGTGGCTGTTAACATAGTTAGCAAAATCCACCGCGCCGGGGACGGCCAGCGCCTGGCGAGCCTGGGTCCACTGGGACCAGGTTTTGTCGTCAAACGCTTTGTTATTTTTCGCCTGCCATGCGCTGTAGGCGCTGTTGTCGAGCATGGTTTCATCCAGATCGACAATCACCGCGCGCTTAGCGTTACCCTGTTTGGCCGACCGATCCCAGGCCAGGCGAGCGCTGTTAAACGACTGATACGCCAGCGCACGGTATTCGCCGGACTGCTGGAACCAGTCAACCGCCATCACCGTCTGGCTGGCCAGTTTTTGATCGGCCGCCTGCTGCTGATTTGCACAGCCCGTCAGGCTGACCAGCACCAGCGCCATCGCGCCACTCAATAAACTTTTCTTCATCTTTTTATCCTTACCCTTGCTTATCATTAACGCCATTGATACCTGCCGGCCCCTGTACTGAACAATGCAGCGACTTTTTCTAACAAAATCAGCAGGTATTATTAAAAAGTGTTTTACCGAATATTAAAGCTACGTTATCAATAGCTTTTTAATGGATCGACACTGGATACTCAATATGACAAAAATATTTCGACGCAATTTTTTTCCCCTGATGGTGGTGGCGGCCTTACCCGGCGTGAGCTTTGCGGCCCATGCCGCTGGCTGTGAAGAGACTCGCGCGGGCATCGACATGGGCTCCGGCACCACCAAGCTGGTGGTCGCCAAAGTGGATACCTGCAAACAGCGCATCAACAAAGTGCTGTTCGAGGATCAGCGCCCAATCGCTTTTAACGAAGATCTGTCCAAATCTGCGGACAACACCCTCAGCCCGGCGATACAGCGGCAGGGCCAGGCTGCGCTGCAGGAGCTGACGGCGGAAGCCGCTCGCTATCATCCAACACGTTTTAACGGCGTTGCGACCGCTGTTTTCCGCAGCGCCTCTAACGCACAGCAGGTTATCGATGCGTTTAACCGCTCCGCGCAGGTTAACTTAAAAATTATATCCCAGGCGCAGGAAGCCGAGCTGGGCTTCCTGTCCGCCAAAGCCTCGATGCCGGTGCCGCTGGCAGACGATCAGATGGTGGTCTGGGACATCGGCGGTGGGTCGATGCAGATGACCACCTGGCTGCAAAAGCACGACAAATGGCAGCCGGAGATTTACCAGGGCAAGTTGGCTTCCGTCACGCTGAAGAACTACATCATCGACGTGGTGAAAAACAAAGACCTGCATGAGGTCAGTTCGCCAAATCCGATTGGTTCTCTGCGCGACGGCGTGCTGCGTTTTGTTCGCTTCTATGCCACAACCCACGTCAGCCCGGAGATGAAACAGGCGCTGGCAAAGCGTACCGTTGTGGGCATTGGCGGGGTGCATGATTTCTCCGTCAGCAAGCAGTTGAACGAAAAAGTTTACACCCTCGCCGATCTGCAAAAAGCCTCCGCCGGCCAGGTGTGGAAAGGGGACTCAGAGCTGCGCGGTGATTACCGGGCTACGGACGTCAGCAACCTGCTGCTGGTTCAGGGCTACATGGAAGCGCTGAAAATTCCACAGGTGACCGTGGTAAAAGCTAACCTGGTGCAGGGCGTGTTGATTCAATAGCGCCCTTTGAAATCTGCGGCGGCCGTTCTGGCGTGCCGCCGCCTTTCACATCAGCCGCGCTTTCTTCGCCCAATCATATGGATAAGTAGCCCGGCGAGGCTCAACAGGCCGCCCAGCAGCGAGGCCATTTCCCAGCCTCCCAGTCGCCATACCAGGCTTGCTCCCCATGAGCCCAGCGCCCCGCCGATAAACATCCCGCTCATAAACACGGTATTAATGCGGCTCCGGGCTTCCGGACGCAGGGCATAAATCACGTGCTGATTGGAAATAAGCGCCGACTGTTCGCCAAGATCCATCAGGATAATGCCGATCACCAGCCCGGTTAGCGACGTCCACAGGCCAAGCACCGCAAACGAAATAACCATCACCAGCGCGCCAAGTCCGATCACCGCATAAGGTCCCCGGCGGTCGGCAATTCGCCCGGCAAGCGGAGCAATCAGGATCCCGACGGCACCGACAATGCCCATCATGCCGGCAACGTCTGCGCCGAGGTGGAACGCGGCGTGCAGCTGCAGCGCCAGAATCGTCCACAGGCCTATAAACGATCCGAACAGGGCGGCCTGAATCCACGTTGCCCGGCGTAGCAAAGGTTCTTCGCGCCATAGCGAAACCAGCGATCGCATCAGGCTCATATAGGTCTGCTTGTTGCGAGGCGTATGGTGCGGCAGGGTGAAGAACAGCATGAGCCAGCCGCAGGCGGTAGCCACACAACCCAGCCAGAATGTGGCTCGCCATCCCCAGTGCTCGCCGCTAAAACCGCCGACGGCCCGGCCCAGCAGAATGCCGCAGAGCACGCCGCTCATCACCGTGCCGACCACCTGCCCACGGCGTTCCGGTTTGGCGAGTTCGGCGGCAAACGGCACAATCTGCTGCGCCACGGAGCCCGTCACGCCTACCGCCGCAGATGCAATAATAATGGTCACGACGTTGGGCGCTAATGCCAGGCAGGCCAGCGCCACCGCAAGCCCCGCCGACTGGCAAAGGATAAGCGTCCGGCGGTTAATTTTGTCGCCAAGGGGAACGAGTAAAAACAGCCCACAGGCAAAACCCAGCTGGGTTGCCGTGGGCGCGAGGCTCACCAGGGCTAACTGCCGGGGAAAAGCCTGTTGCAGCAGCTCCAGCAGCGGCTGGTTGTAGTAAACGTTGGCGACAAAAACGCCGCAGGCCAGCGCCATGATCAGCAGCAAAGTGGAGGTTAAAGGCGAGTGTTCTTCGGCCTCGGGCAGGCGTTTAAGGGTAACGTCGAGCGGGTTATCCGACATGATTATTTCTCACAGGTGATGACGAACCCTGATGCTGAACGATTGTCCACCAGCAATCTTTGCCCTAAAATTTCAGACTTCTGAAATTACCTGAAAGCGACCGCACCGATGCCTGTCGACAACGCCCAAACCCGCCCGGAAAGAGATGACGATATGGTGGTCTTTGGCCGCTACCAGCTGTTTCCTGACCTTGGCCTGCTGCTGAGGGACGGCGTTCGCCTTGAGCCGGGCGAGCGGGCGATGGCGGTGTTAAAGCTGCTGGTCAGCGAGGCCGGGCAGGTGGTGGCGAAAGAGACGCTGCTGGAAACCGTCTGGCCAAAAGAGATCGTTGAAGAAAACAACCTGCAGGCGCAAATTTCCGCGTTGCGCAAAATTTTCGGCGCTGACCGCAATCTGATAACGACCGTTTTTGGGCGCGGTTACTGCTTTACCGCCGCGGTCAATAAGCTGCAGGCGGCTACTTCATCATTGCCGGTCAGCCCCACATCAACCAGTCTGCCTCGCCCACGTTCGCCGCTGATTGGCCGCGAAAGAGAGCTGGGTGAGATAAGAAAACTGCTGCTCGAAAATACTCTTTGTACTCTGGCCGGGCCCGCCGGTATTGGCAAAACCAGGCTGCTGCTGGAGGTTGTGCGCGAAGCCGCCGGGCTTTATCCAGACGGCATATTTTTTGCTGATTTATCCAGCCTGAACGGCGGCTCAGATCCGGTTCCGGTCCTGCGCGCGGCAGTAGCCGGCATTCGCGGAGCGGGGAGACAGCATTCTCACCCGGCGCTGCTTGTTATCGATAACTGTGAGCATCTGGCAACCGCCTGTGCGCAGGAAATTGAACGCCTGCTGCAGGCGAATGAATTGCTCAGCGTTTTGCTAACCAGTCAGACTCCGCTGGGCATTGAGGGCGAACAGGTGTATCGCATTGGGCCGCTGGCTCTACCGTCTGCGCAGGTGAACGTCAGCGAGGCACAAAGTTACAGCGCGGTTGAGTTTCTCGTCCAGCGCATTCAGGCGGCGGATTACCAGTTTCGCCTGACGGAAGAAAACGTGCGGCCCGTAGCGGCGCTTTGCCGGCTGCTTGATGCGGTCCCGCTGGCGCTGGAGATTGTGGCCGCCAGGGTTGCCAGCCTGGGGCCGGAAGCGGTGCTGGCCGACCTTGCGGGGCGAGAATCGCTGCCTGACGCTCCCAGTCTCACCAGGACCTCACGCCACAGAACGTTAGCCGACGCGTTGGACTGGAGTTACCGGCTGCTGACGGCAGACGAGCAGCGAGTCTTTCAGGCTTTGGCTATTTTTCCCGGCGAGTTCGACCTCGCGGCAGCGAAAGGGCTGTTAAACCAGGAGCACACCAGTGACGTTGTAGCGAAAATGGTCGCGAAATCATTGCTGGTATTTCAAGCGGGTGCCAGACCGGCAAGGTATCGCTATCTCACGATTGTGCGCACCTACGCTCGCGGGCTGCTGGCAGGCGATAGCGAGCCGCTTTCTCTCAGCCATGCGCATCTGACCGCAGACAACCTGGTGCAGGCAAAGGAAGCCTGGACGGAAGCATCCAGCCCGCACTGGCGTCGTCAGTATGGTTATTTGATTGACGATCTTCGGGCCGCGGCTGACTGGTGTTTTGGCGCAGGTCAAAACGCGCCGCTTGGCCGCAGTATTCTCGCTAACGCCACGCCTTTTTGGATCCAGCTTTCGCTGCACGGCGAATGCCGCCAGCGTATCACCGCGGCCATTAACAATCCGCAAAACGGGCACGCCACGCAGCGTGAAGAGATGCTGATGCAGGCGGCTTTAGGTTCTGCCCTGGGCTGGGCGCAGGGGCCGGTTGAGGAAAACGGCCAGGCCTGGCGGCGGGCCGGAGAGCTTGCCGGCACGCTCGGGGACCGAGAAATACAGCTGCAGGCAGAATACGGACTGTGGCTGTATCACCTGCGCAGCGGCCGCTATCAGCAGGCCGGGAACAACGGCAAAAAAATGGCCGCGCTTGCCGCCGAAATCGGTGACTATGGCGCTTTATTGACCGCCCGGCGTCTGGTGGGTACCGCGCTGCATTTTTCCGGCGATCAGCAGGCTGCGATCGGCGAAATTCAGGCATTGCTGGATCGCGCCGTGGATGATGACAGCCAGAGAGCGCCATTCCGTTTTGGACTGGATCAGCGCGTGGCTGGCTGGGCTTTCCTGGTCCGCACGCTGTGGGTGACCGGCGATATCGCCAAAGCCAGAAGAGCGGCGCAATTGGCGGTGGAGGAAGCAAGGGAGCTCGATCATGCCTGCTCGCTGTGTGCCGCGCTCGCGGAAGGCAGCTGCACGCTGGCGGCCTTAACCGGCGATATAGACCAGGTGCTGCTGATTGCCTCGCAGATCGAGACAATTGCCGTTGAGCATGGCCTGGGATTCTGGCGGCTTTATGCCTCGGCGTTTACGTTCTGGGGCAGGTTACGCAGGCAGCCAGAAGCTATTCTCCCGCCACAAATTCACGCGATGCTCGCCACCTTACGTGCCAATGGCTTTGATCCGGCTTATTCGATTTTTCTCTCTGATTTTGCCGCTGCTTTGGCGCAGAAAGGTCAGCGGGAGGCGGCGGATACGCTTCTCAGCGAACCCCTGTCCGTGCTCGACGTGAACCAGTCGCTGTGGAACCTGCCCGAACTGATGCGGGTGCAGGCGCAAATCCGCTATTCCGACAGGCCAGAACATGTTCTGGAGTACAGCCTGGCGTTACAGGCCGCGCTGCTACTGGCGCAGAGCCAAACGGCCAAAGGCTGGATTCAGCGCATAGAGGCCGACATGCGCACTTCTGGTTAATCAACGACAAATCTCAGTCGGCAAAGAAGTCGCTTGCCTGTCATCTTCATCACCATTAATCTCAAAATAAGATTTAAATTAAAAAACATTTCCATTACGAGATTAAAGGTGAGGCGTCATGACAATGCATTTCAGGCCAGAAATACGCGCGCTGCTGCTGGCGCTTGCGGGCGCGGTCGTGCTGGCTATCGGCATGGGCTACGGGCGTTTTTCCTATACCGGGATCCTGCCGGTAATGCTGAAAGAAGGGCTGCTGTCGCTGCACCAGGGGAACCTGGCCGCCTCGGCTAATTACGCAGGTTATCTTTTAGGGGCGCTGCTGCTGGCAAAGGCGAAGCCTGGCGATGCCCGGCGATTAAACATGGTCTCCGTGGGGTTAACGATTGGCTTCCTGCTTCTGCTGGCATGGACGAGATCGCCGTGGGCGGTTGTGGCGGTGCGCGGCTTTGCCGGGCTGTTAAGCGCGGTATCGCTGATTGCGGCTTCGCTGTGGCTCCTGCAGCACATGAAACACCAGGCCGGCGCGCCGGTACTCTATTCCGGCGTAGGGCTGGGGATCTTTTTGTCCGCCGAATTTATCGCGCTCGGCAAGGCGTACGGCTATTCCAGCCAACAGATTTGGCTGCTGTGCGGCATTACCGCGCTGCTGCTTTTTGTGCTGGTGTTTCGGCTGTTGCTCAGCCCGCCGGATTACCTGGTGGACTACCAGCCCCAGGCGGTGGGTCAGGTTGAGCAAGTCAAAGGGCCAGTGAGAGACGCCTGGCGGCTGCTGGCTATTTACGGCCTGGCCGGATTTGGCTACATCATTACCGCCACCTATTTGCCGCTTTTTCTCTCCGGGCAGCTTAGCTCGCTGGATCCGGTGCAGCTTTGGGCTATCTTTGGCCTGGCCGCCGTGCCGTCCTGTTTTGTCTGGCACAAGGTCGTGCTGAAGTACGGCTATCGCCGCGCGTTTACCGCGAATCTTCTGGTGCAGGCCGCTGGCGTGGTACTTCCGGCTTTTAGCCAGTCGCTGCTGTTTTGCCTGTTGAGCGCTCTGCTGGTGGGCTTTACCTTTACCGGCACGGTCACCATTGCTTTGCCGGAAGCCAAAAGGCTGGCACACCTTGTCCGCTTCAATATGATTGCGGCAATGACCGCTATTTATGGCATCGGGCAGATTATTGGCCCGCTGGTCGCCGGGGAACTTTACGGTATTACCGGCAGTTTTAACGGAGCGCTGATGGCAGCCACCGGCGCGCTGCTGCTGGCCGGTGGGCTGGTGATGGCAGGGCGTTCAAAGGTTACTGGCTGAGGCAAGTACCTGCTTCATTGCCTCCAGCGCGGGGGAGCTGTAACCCTTACGCCAGACCAGCTGGGTGAGGG from Cedecea neteri encodes:
- a CDS encoding DUF3290 domain-containing protein; the protein is MRFYGIDYLQTQSNINDYLKYIIIFSALFILIVFFSLYMRHRLQTKYRDLTIIVFLFLLFISGVQYADYTDSQNIHSQSSQMVSFVKLLSKEKEVGMDSIFSNSVQLSDGIIVKINDLYYRVNLSPDQKTYSLVEVSLVNPGIEIIKN
- a CDS encoding ATP-binding protein — encoded protein: MPVDNAQTRPERDDDMVVFGRYQLFPDLGLLLRDGVRLEPGERAMAVLKLLVSEAGQVVAKETLLETVWPKEIVEENNLQAQISALRKIFGADRNLITTVFGRGYCFTAAVNKLQAATSSLPVSPTSTSLPRPRSPLIGRERELGEIRKLLLENTLCTLAGPAGIGKTRLLLEVVREAAGLYPDGIFFADLSSLNGGSDPVPVLRAAVAGIRGAGRQHSHPALLVIDNCEHLATACAQEIERLLQANELLSVLLTSQTPLGIEGEQVYRIGPLALPSAQVNVSEAQSYSAVEFLVQRIQAADYQFRLTEENVRPVAALCRLLDAVPLALEIVAARVASLGPEAVLADLAGRESLPDAPSLTRTSRHRTLADALDWSYRLLTADEQRVFQALAIFPGEFDLAAAKGLLNQEHTSDVVAKMVAKSLLVFQAGARPARYRYLTIVRTYARGLLAGDSEPLSLSHAHLTADNLVQAKEAWTEASSPHWRRQYGYLIDDLRAAADWCFGAGQNAPLGRSILANATPFWIQLSLHGECRQRITAAINNPQNGHATQREEMLMQAALGSALGWAQGPVEENGQAWRRAGELAGTLGDREIQLQAEYGLWLYHLRSGRYQQAGNNGKKMAALAAEIGDYGALLTARRLVGTALHFSGDQQAAIGEIQALLDRAVDDDSQRAPFRFGLDQRVAGWAFLVRTLWVTGDIAKARRAAQLAVEEARELDHACSLCAALAEGSCTLAALTGDIDQVLLIASQIETIAVEHGLGFWRLYASAFTFWGRLRRQPEAILPPQIHAMLATLRANGFDPAYSIFLSDFAAALAQKGQREAADTLLSEPLSVLDVNQSLWNLPELMRVQAQIRYSDRPEHVLEYSLALQAALLLAQSQTAKGWIQRIEADMRTSG
- a CDS encoding DUF421 domain-containing protein, which gives rise to MIIYTPIMIKLGLGILCLIIQINLMGKGNLAPSSAMDQVQNYVLGGIIGGVIYNESITVLQFVLVLIIWTFLVFVLKFLKENNRLVKRIIDGKPITLVHNGSVNVKECLRNGVSANDLMFKLRANGIYEIEQLKRVVLEQNGQLTIIQSGDENIRYPIIVDGLANHDLLEILNKDNDWLENEVIKQGFNKISEVYLGEYLSGRINLYGYER
- a CDS encoding threo-3-hydroxy-L-aspartate ammonia-lyase; this translates as MSELVLPVYDDVVAAAQRIKDHANRTPVMTSRTVNEEFGAEVFFKCENYQRMGAFKFRGAMNALAQFTPAQKEAGVVAFSSGNHAQAIALAARLLGIPATIVMPEDAPAAKIAATREYGGKVILYNRYTEDRQQIGNDLAEKYGLTLIPPYDHPHVIAGQGTAAKELFDEVGELDALFVCLGGGGLISGCSLAARRLSPHCKVYGVEPEAGNDAQQSFRRGKIVRIDTPKTIADGAQTTFLGDYTFEMIRQNVDDIFTASDDELIDSMKFFAERMKMVVEPTGCLGFAAARGMKESLRGKRVGIILSGGNVDISRYGELLARAAQR
- a CDS encoding 5'-nucleotidase, lipoprotein e(P4) family → MKKSLLSGAMALVLVSLTGCANQQQAADQKLASQTVMAVDWFQQSGEYRALAYQSFNSARLAWDRSAKQGNAKRAVIVDLDETMLDNSAYSAWQAKNNKAFDDKTWSQWTQARQALAVPGAVDFANYVNSHGGTMFYVSNRDSKDFDATVANMKTLGFTGVSDKTVRLKTDSSNKQARFDAIKAEGYDVVMYIGDNLNDFGKATYHKDQAQRQQFASDNRSKFGTQFIVLPNPMYGDWEGALAPNYFKLNTAQQAEARENALRGWSGK
- a CDS encoding Ppx/GppA phosphatase family protein: MVVAALPGVSFAAHAAGCEETRAGIDMGSGTTKLVVAKVDTCKQRINKVLFEDQRPIAFNEDLSKSADNTLSPAIQRQGQAALQELTAEAARYHPTRFNGVATAVFRSASNAQQVIDAFNRSAQVNLKIISQAQEAELGFLSAKASMPVPLADDQMVVWDIGGGSMQMTTWLQKHDKWQPEIYQGKLASVTLKNYIIDVVKNKDLHEVSSPNPIGSLRDGVLRFVRFYATTHVSPEMKQALAKRTVVGIGGVHDFSVSKQLNEKVYTLADLQKASAGQVWKGDSELRGDYRATDVSNLLLVQGYMEALKIPQVTVVKANLVQGVLIQ
- a CDS encoding MFS transporter, translated to MSDNPLDVTLKRLPEAEEHSPLTSTLLLIMALACGVFVANVYYNQPLLELLQQAFPRQLALVSLAPTATQLGFACGLFLLVPLGDKINRRTLILCQSAGLAVALACLALAPNVVTIIIASAAVGVTGSVAQQIVPFAAELAKPERRGQVVGTVMSGVLCGILLGRAVGGFSGEHWGWRATFWLGCVATACGWLMLFFTLPHHTPRNKQTYMSLMRSLVSLWREEPLLRRATWIQAALFGSFIGLWTILALQLHAAFHLGADVAGMMGIVGAVGILIAPLAGRIADRRGPYAVIGLGALVMVISFAVLGLWTSLTGLVIGIILMDLGEQSALISNQHVIYALRPEARSRINTVFMSGMFIGGALGSWGASLVWRLGGWEMASLLGGLLSLAGLLIHMIGRRKRG
- a CDS encoding RidA family protein — its product is MTPDITLRNIEHVPAPVGHYSHTTTAGGLVFISGQLPVAADGSPRCDAPFEEQARLVLQNIESCLGCAGVTKQHLVSVRVYITDINLWPLFNKIYAEWIGEHRPSRAVAGVSQLHYGAALEVEAVALSE
- a CDS encoding YbfB/YjiJ family MFS transporter translates to MTMHFRPEIRALLLALAGAVVLAIGMGYGRFSYTGILPVMLKEGLLSLHQGNLAASANYAGYLLGALLLAKAKPGDARRLNMVSVGLTIGFLLLLAWTRSPWAVVAVRGFAGLLSAVSLIAASLWLLQHMKHQAGAPVLYSGVGLGIFLSAEFIALGKAYGYSSQQIWLLCGITALLLFVLVFRLLLSPPDYLVDYQPQAVGQVEQVKGPVRDAWRLLAIYGLAGFGYIITATYLPLFLSGQLSSLDPVQLWAIFGLAAVPSCFVWHKVVLKYGYRRAFTANLLVQAAGVVLPAFSQSLLFCLLSALLVGFTFTGTVTIALPEAKRLAHLVRFNMIAAMTAIYGIGQIIGPLVAGELYGITGSFNGALMAATGALLLAGGLVMAGRSKVTG